A portion of the Nitrospira defluvii genome contains these proteins:
- the pgl gene encoding 6-phosphogluconolactonase — translation MPLAPELHTFADAQELVLAAADLLVQLGQRAIAERNRFLVALSGGSTPKALYATLTSPTIARRLDWAKVHFFFGDERCVPPEHHESNFGLAQAMLFAPLHIPPSSIHRIQGEDLPEAAAISYETLLRRLTATPEEQWPVFDLVLLGMGDDGHTASLFPGTPAVSESTRWVVPSSAPQGPRSRITITLGVINHASVILFLVTGHNKATVVQRILEHRGDDPIPYPAALVRPEHGRLLWYLDYAAASKLTTTPPHSTSQEDP, via the coding sequence ATGCCACTCGCACCGGAGCTGCATACCTTTGCAGACGCACAGGAACTTGTGCTGGCCGCGGCAGACCTTCTTGTACAACTGGGACAGCGCGCGATCGCCGAACGCAACCGTTTTCTGGTGGCTCTCTCCGGCGGATCGACGCCGAAAGCGCTCTACGCCACCCTCACGAGTCCAACCATCGCACGCCGATTAGACTGGGCCAAAGTCCATTTTTTCTTTGGAGACGAGCGCTGCGTTCCCCCTGAGCACCACGAGAGCAATTTTGGGCTCGCCCAGGCGATGTTGTTTGCGCCTTTACACATTCCGCCTTCCTCGATCCACCGCATACAGGGCGAAGATCTGCCGGAGGCAGCTGCGATCAGCTACGAGACGCTTCTTCGTCGTCTAACCGCAACGCCGGAAGAACAATGGCCGGTTTTCGACCTTGTCCTGTTGGGGATGGGCGATGATGGCCACACCGCCTCGCTGTTCCCCGGCACTCCGGCCGTGAGCGAATCGACGCGTTGGGTAGTCCCGAGTTCCGCTCCACAGGGGCCCCGGTCTCGCATCACCATCACCCTAGGTGTGATCAATCATGCGAGTGTGATACTGTTTCTCGTCACCGGGCACAATAAGGCAACGGTCGTCCAACGCATCTTGGAACATCGAGGCGATGATCCGATCCCCTATCCGGCCGCATTGGTTCGGCCTGAGCACGGACGACTGTTGTGGTATCTTGACTACGCCGCAGCATCCAAATTGACAACGACACCACCACATTCGACATCGCAAGAGGATCCATGA
- the glk gene encoding glucokinase — protein sequence MILAGDIGGTKTNLALYEWTNGRVEPVREDSFHSADYKTLEDIVEEFLSTPLAKPAIEGDEEQESGDSAPGSDTEADEATPEPIRVAAACFGVAGPVIDNRCRTTNLPWVIEGATLAERFAIPQVRLLNDLEATAHGLLLLTPDEIVVLNAGAPPKKKQALALIAAGTGLGECILCWDGTRYRPMPSEGGHTDFAPNSDTEIELLRHLRGSYLHVSYERIVSGPGLHAVYEYLRDTKKNEPTWLAEKIKVGNPAAEIAEAGLKGQAEIAKQALDLFATIYGAEAGNLALKALTLDGVYVAGGIAPKLLTKLQDGSFMRGFTNKGRYKRLMTQIPVKVVMNDKTALLGAASMAAQLTSSHSS from the coding sequence ATGATTCTGGCAGGTGATATCGGTGGCACGAAAACGAATTTAGCCCTCTACGAATGGACCAACGGACGTGTCGAGCCGGTCCGCGAAGACAGTTTCCACAGCGCGGACTACAAAACCTTAGAAGACATCGTCGAAGAATTCCTGAGCACTCCCCTGGCCAAACCGGCGATAGAGGGCGACGAGGAGCAAGAGTCCGGTGATTCGGCTCCGGGGTCAGATACGGAGGCCGATGAGGCGACTCCCGAACCGATCCGAGTCGCCGCGGCATGCTTCGGTGTGGCAGGCCCAGTGATCGATAACCGCTGTCGCACGACCAATCTGCCGTGGGTCATCGAGGGGGCCACCCTCGCTGAGCGATTTGCCATTCCGCAGGTGCGACTCTTAAATGATCTCGAAGCGACGGCTCATGGCCTCCTTCTCCTCACGCCGGATGAAATCGTCGTGCTGAACGCCGGAGCGCCGCCCAAAAAGAAACAAGCCCTGGCCCTCATCGCGGCTGGCACCGGCCTTGGCGAATGTATTCTGTGTTGGGACGGTACCCGCTATCGGCCCATGCCCTCAGAAGGCGGGCATACGGACTTTGCGCCCAACAGCGACACCGAGATCGAGTTGCTACGCCATCTCCGAGGCAGTTACCTCCATGTCAGCTACGAGCGGATCGTGTCCGGCCCCGGCCTGCACGCCGTCTATGAATATCTCCGCGACACCAAAAAAAATGAGCCGACCTGGCTGGCGGAAAAGATCAAGGTCGGCAACCCGGCCGCCGAGATTGCCGAAGCAGGACTCAAGGGCCAAGCCGAGATCGCCAAGCAGGCCCTGGATTTATTCGCCACCATCTATGGCGCAGAAGCGGGCAACTTGGCCTTGAAGGCCCTCACGCTGGACGGTGTCTATGTCGCCGGAGGTATCGCCCCCAAATTACTCACTAAACTGCAGGATGGCTCGTTTATGCGCGGCTTTACGAACAAAGGCCGATACAAACGCCTGATGACCCAGATTCCCGTGAAGGTCGTCATGAACGATAAGACCGCCCTGCTTGGTGCGGCATCCATGGCTGCTCAACTCACCTCATCACATTCATCATGA
- the rpiA gene encoding ribose-5-phosphate isomerase RpiA produces MTPPYDLDAEKRQAALKATEFVRDGMVVGLGTGTTSKHLILALGERVCAGLKIQAVPTSHDTAALARQSGIPLIESDNAWMIDVAIDGADQVDPALNLVKGGGGALLKEKIVAAAAKQFIVMVDHTKLVPGLGGSFPLPIEVVPFGWGSTARNIEQVSGGKAVLRERNGTVFQTEAGHVILDLHMPKIADPATLEIELNQIPGIVETGLFIGRTSMLIVGHAQGVDVTHAPKP; encoded by the coding sequence ATGACACCACCATACGATCTCGATGCTGAAAAGCGGCAAGCCGCCCTGAAGGCAACCGAATTTGTGCGCGACGGTATGGTCGTCGGACTGGGCACCGGCACGACGTCCAAACATTTGATCCTAGCCCTGGGTGAACGTGTCTGTGCCGGGCTCAAGATTCAGGCTGTCCCGACCTCTCACGATACCGCCGCCCTGGCACGACAATCCGGCATTCCCTTGATCGAGTCCGACAATGCCTGGATGATTGATGTCGCCATCGACGGAGCGGACCAGGTCGATCCCGCGTTGAATCTCGTGAAAGGCGGCGGAGGCGCGTTACTTAAAGAAAAAATCGTGGCCGCTGCGGCGAAGCAGTTCATCGTCATGGTCGATCACACGAAGCTCGTGCCGGGACTCGGAGGAAGCTTCCCGCTGCCGATTGAAGTGGTGCCGTTCGGATGGGGCAGCACCGCGCGAAACATCGAACAGGTTTCCGGCGGAAAGGCCGTGTTACGCGAACGCAATGGAACCGTGTTCCAGACCGAGGCCGGCCATGTGATCCTCGATCTTCACATGCCCAAGATCGCTGACCCAGCTACGCTGGAAATCGAGTTGAATCAAATCCCCGGCATCGTCGAAACCGGGCTGTTCATCGGGCGGACCAGTATGCTCATCGTCGGCCACGCACAGGGCGTCGACGTGACCCATGCCCCGAAACCATGA
- a CDS encoding M1 family metallopeptidase — protein sequence MTDGSTDPPVTRRQTALLVVRATANAMLWIGTWQGASWLLFARTAWSGPTPSYNRRQSTHNLGASSMNLQDPYRLPHHVRPTHYDLRIEPDLTAHSFIGHEVVTLTVTEPTSEILLNATELDISSAMVSAEGRQPRTGTVQIDEEHQRCRISFQQEIPVGIWILHLAFRGTLNDKLRGFYRSSYKDSHGVVRNLAATQFEATDARRAFPCWDEPHFKAMFAVTLVIDPSLTAISNTRIIEDRQEQGKRVVRFAESIKMSTYLVAFIVGELVATPPIMAQQTPVRLWSVPGKQHLTSFGHEIAVYSLNFLADYYGIPYPGDKLDLIAIPDFASGAMENLGAITFRETALLLDQRTATHAEQGRVADVVAHENAHMWFGDLVTMAWWNGLWLNEAFATFMEMLVVDAWKPQWERWTAFGIARAAALSVDGLLSTRPIEFPVRAPKEAEAMFDVLTYEKGASVLRMLEQHLGPTVFRDGVRHYLTSHAYGNAETTDLWVSLGHASQQNVPALMNEWIFSPGYPLLSLSVDTPSSLTLRQHRFTYAEDGSAAMSAAATLHWQIPVQLRIVTKQGAETRRVLLRERESRIPLPQDWTSILANEGGHGFYRVRYSAELLAGLQTRGLDKLDPVERFNLLNDTWASTIAGMVSPADYLALTEHFHGERDPHVWAVMLGSFSTLHQLLAEEDRPLLATLVRKRLASTFADLGWAPRADERELVRELRGDIIRALGTLGRDETVQAQAEEAYRALQTQTRPIDPNAIPALVSILAFTGDEVRYEEFARHFREATTPQEERRYLFSLAAFRNPALLERTLAKTLTDEVRTQDAPFLVSSLLHNVYIREKAWEFVKTHWERMDRLFPKSGLRRMCGGIVGLSTPELERDVRQFFATRKIDLGGKSLEQYLEQLHIAVRFGERDREAIRAVLTRRAT from the coding sequence ATGACCGATGGATCTACCGATCCTCCGGTCACACGCCGGCAGACGGCTCTGCTGGTCGTTCGCGCCACCGCCAACGCAATGCTTTGGATCGGGACCTGGCAGGGCGCCTCATGGCTGCTCTTCGCACGCACCGCGTGGAGTGGTCCGACTCCCTCTTACAACCGACGACAGTCCACGCATAACTTGGGGGCGTCATCCATGAACTTGCAAGATCCCTATCGACTCCCGCACCACGTCCGGCCGACTCATTACGACCTGCGCATCGAGCCCGATCTCACGGCCCATTCCTTCATCGGCCATGAGGTCGTCACCTTGACGGTGACCGAACCGACCTCGGAGATCCTCCTGAATGCCACAGAGTTGGACATCTCCTCGGCGATGGTGTCCGCGGAGGGACGACAGCCCAGAACCGGAACCGTCCAGATAGACGAGGAACATCAGCGATGCCGTATCAGCTTTCAACAAGAGATTCCGGTCGGCATCTGGATCTTGCACCTCGCCTTTCGTGGAACCTTGAACGACAAACTCCGCGGGTTCTATCGCAGCAGCTATAAAGATAGTCACGGCGTCGTCCGCAATCTGGCCGCTACGCAATTTGAGGCCACGGACGCGCGGCGGGCCTTCCCTTGTTGGGATGAACCCCACTTCAAGGCCATGTTCGCCGTGACGTTGGTGATCGATCCCTCTCTGACGGCCATTTCAAACACGCGAATCATCGAGGATCGGCAGGAACAGGGCAAGCGCGTGGTCCGCTTTGCGGAATCCATCAAGATGTCGACCTATCTGGTCGCATTCATCGTCGGAGAACTGGTGGCGACTCCCCCGATCATGGCCCAACAGACTCCAGTCAGGTTGTGGTCCGTGCCGGGCAAACAACACCTCACCTCCTTTGGCCATGAGATCGCGGTCTATTCGCTCAACTTTCTAGCCGACTACTACGGCATCCCCTATCCAGGGGACAAGTTGGATCTGATTGCCATTCCGGACTTCGCCTCCGGTGCTATGGAGAATCTGGGCGCGATCACCTTTCGAGAGACAGCCTTGCTCCTCGACCAGCGAACCGCCACGCACGCTGAGCAGGGGCGCGTGGCCGATGTCGTGGCACACGAGAATGCCCATATGTGGTTCGGAGACCTAGTCACGATGGCCTGGTGGAACGGGCTCTGGCTCAACGAGGCGTTTGCGACCTTTATGGAAATGCTCGTGGTCGACGCATGGAAGCCGCAATGGGAACGCTGGACGGCGTTCGGTATCGCGCGCGCGGCCGCCTTGTCGGTGGATGGGCTCCTCAGCACCAGGCCGATTGAGTTTCCCGTACGTGCCCCCAAAGAAGCCGAGGCCATGTTCGACGTGTTGACCTATGAGAAGGGTGCCTCGGTGTTGCGCATGCTGGAACAACATCTCGGGCCAACGGTATTCCGCGACGGAGTCCGTCACTATCTCACGTCGCATGCCTATGGAAATGCCGAAACCACCGACCTCTGGGTGTCACTCGGGCACGCATCACAGCAGAATGTTCCGGCACTCATGAACGAGTGGATTTTCTCACCCGGCTATCCTTTGCTCTCGCTGAGCGTGGACACACCCTCGTCGCTCACCCTCAGGCAACATAGGTTTACGTATGCCGAGGATGGTTCGGCGGCCATGTCGGCAGCGGCTACGCTACACTGGCAGATTCCGGTCCAATTGCGCATTGTCACCAAGCAAGGAGCTGAAACCAGACGCGTGCTGCTTCGCGAGCGGGAGAGTCGTATCCCCTTACCGCAAGATTGGACGTCGATCCTAGCCAATGAAGGCGGACATGGATTTTACCGCGTCCGTTACAGCGCTGAATTGCTGGCCGGGTTGCAGACGCGAGGCCTGGATAAACTAGATCCGGTCGAACGATTCAATCTCTTGAACGACACCTGGGCCTCCACCATCGCCGGCATGGTGTCCCCCGCAGACTACCTCGCTCTTACCGAGCATTTTCATGGGGAGCGTGATCCGCATGTCTGGGCCGTCATGTTGGGGTCGTTTTCCACCCTCCATCAACTGCTCGCCGAGGAGGATCGCCCCCTGCTGGCCACGCTTGTGCGAAAGCGCCTCGCTTCGACGTTCGCTGATCTTGGCTGGGCACCACGCGCTGATGAACGTGAACTCGTCAGGGAATTGCGCGGCGATATCATACGCGCCTTAGGCACCCTGGGTCGCGATGAGACCGTTCAGGCACAGGCGGAAGAAGCCTACCGTGCCCTGCAAACCCAAACCAGGCCCATAGACCCCAACGCCATACCCGCGCTGGTGTCTATTTTGGCGTTCACAGGGGACGAGGTTCGCTACGAAGAATTCGCTCGACATTTCCGTGAAGCGACTACCCCGCAAGAGGAACGCCGCTATCTCTTTTCACTTGCGGCCTTTCGAAACCCCGCATTGCTGGAGCGAACGCTGGCAAAAACCCTCACCGATGAAGTCCGGACCCAGGATGCGCCCTTCCTCGTCAGCAGCCTACTCCACAATGTCTACATTCGTGAAAAGGCCTGGGAGTTTGTGAAGACACATTGGGAACGGATGGACCGCTTGTTTCCCAAGAGCGGCCTGCGCCGGATGTGTGGAGGCATTGTCGGACTCTCCACGCCTGAACTGGAACGAGACGTGCGGCAGTTCTTTGCCACCCGCAAGATCGATCTGGGCGGGAAAAGCCTGGAGCAGTACCTCGAACAGCTGCATATCGCGGTGCGCTTTGGCGAACGGGATCGCGAGGCAATTCGCGCCGTATTAACACGCAGGGCCACCTGA